From a single Labrenzia sp. PHM005 genomic region:
- a CDS encoding queuosine precursor transporter, protein MENTRSFSVADLAIAVFAMAIVVVASNFLVQFPVEYVLGGVNLADLLTWGAFTYPIAFLVTDLTNRRFGPSAARKVVLTGFVLAIAVPMVFWTLDEAFTTPRILVASGTAFLVAQLLDVTIFDRLRQLTWWKAPIASSLIGSMIDTLLFFGIAFAAAFAFVDFSFGMDDGSLAFPVPFLGVADAIQVPLWISLAVGDFLVKMLVAVALLAPYRIILSLFQPQPNGSAA, encoded by the coding sequence ATGGAAAATACCCGGAGTTTCTCCGTGGCCGATCTCGCCATCGCGGTTTTCGCGATGGCGATTGTCGTTGTGGCCTCGAATTTTCTTGTCCAATTCCCGGTCGAGTATGTGCTCGGCGGGGTTAATCTGGCCGATCTTTTAACCTGGGGCGCGTTCACCTATCCGATCGCCTTCCTGGTGACCGATCTGACCAACCGGCGCTTCGGACCGTCGGCGGCGCGCAAAGTCGTTTTGACCGGCTTTGTGCTTGCTATTGCTGTACCGATGGTGTTCTGGACGCTGGACGAAGCCTTTACGACGCCGCGGATTCTGGTTGCCTCCGGCACGGCCTTTCTGGTGGCTCAACTTCTGGATGTGACGATCTTTGACCGCCTGCGCCAATTGACCTGGTGGAAAGCACCGATCGCGTCTTCGCTGATCGGCTCCATGATCGACACGTTGCTGTTCTTCGGCATCGCCTTTGCGGCGGCCTTTGCCTTCGTCGATTTCAGTTTCGGTATGGACGACGGCTCGCTGGCGTTCCCAGTGCCGTTCCTTGGTGTCGCAGACGCTATTCAGGTTCCTCTGTGGATCTCACTCGCAGTTGGTGATTTCCTGGTGAAAATGCTGGTCGCTGTTGCCCTGCTGGCGCCGTACAGGATCATTCTGAGCCTGTTCCAGCCGCAGCCAAACGGCTCGGCTGCGTAA
- the rpmB gene encoding 50S ribosomal protein L28, with product MARRCELSGKDVMTGNNVSHANNRSRRRFLPNLCNVSLMSDTLGETFKLKVSAHALRSVEHRGGLDAYLLKASDAELSDSARKIKVSIKRKQAEAAAA from the coding sequence ATGGCTCGCCGTTGCGAACTCTCCGGTAAAGACGTGATGACCGGCAACAATGTCTCACACGCAAACAACAGATCTCGCCGCCGGTTCCTGCCGAACCTGTGCAACGTCTCTTTGATGAGCGACACACTGGGCGAAACTTTCAAGCTGAAAGTCTCCGCACACGCACTGCGCTCTGTTGAGCACCGCGGCGGCCTGGACGCATACCTGCTGAAAGCATCCGACGCTGAACTGTCTGACAGCGCACGCAAGATCAAAGTCAGCATCAAGCGCAAGCAGGCAGAAGCCGCTGCAGCTTAA
- a CDS encoding DUF3108 domain-containing protein: protein MFGIKSIGRIAVLPFLAGALLISPAHAKKNHVGGVYSISIAGFKVAKGTLSLVMQGNAYSAKVSMAPAGIGTLFSTGKGGAEASGWLVGSKVVPSRYRMASHAANLDFYVNLKQGSGNIRRMEVAPKFKPNAERIKVTKRHRRNAMDPLSAALMPVRRAKDSLGPKACSRKLPIFDGWTRFDIKLSYQGIKEVSGRGYDGPVVVCKARWVPVAGHRPSKASVKYMAKAPMEVWIAPMGRNNVLIPYRISIATKSGRLLVEASKLNIDGSGSDQAAR, encoded by the coding sequence GTGTTTGGTATAAAGTCAATTGGACGGATTGCAGTACTGCCATTTCTGGCTGGCGCGCTGTTAATTTCGCCCGCTCACGCAAAAAAGAACCATGTGGGCGGTGTCTATTCCATTTCGATCGCCGGATTTAAGGTCGCCAAGGGGACGCTCTCTTTGGTGATGCAAGGCAATGCCTATTCCGCCAAGGTCAGCATGGCACCTGCCGGGATCGGAACACTTTTTTCGACCGGCAAGGGCGGGGCAGAAGCGTCCGGCTGGCTTGTGGGTTCTAAGGTGGTGCCGTCTAGGTACCGCATGGCGTCTCACGCCGCGAACCTCGATTTTTACGTCAATCTAAAACAGGGATCCGGCAACATCCGCCGTATGGAAGTTGCGCCGAAATTCAAGCCGAATGCGGAACGGATCAAGGTCACCAAACGCCACCGCCGCAATGCGATGGACCCGCTCAGCGCCGCGTTGATGCCGGTGCGCAGAGCCAAAGACAGCCTCGGGCCAAAGGCGTGTTCGCGCAAATTGCCGATTTTTGATGGCTGGACGCGGTTTGATATCAAACTGTCTTATCAGGGCATCAAAGAAGTTTCCGGCCGTGGCTATGACGGTCCGGTGGTTGTCTGTAAGGCCCGCTGGGTTCCTGTCGCTGGACACCGGCCGTCGAAAGCGTCGGTAAAATATATGGCGAAGGCGCCCATGGAAGTCTGGATCGCGCCGATGGGCCGCAACAATGTGTTGATCCCCTACCGGATTTCGATTGCGACCAAAAGCGGACGCCTGCTGGTTGAAGCTTCCAAACTGAATATCGATGGCAGCGGCAGCGACCAGGCAGCCCGATAA
- a CDS encoding acetyl-CoA carboxylase carboxyltransferase subunit alpha has translation MHSYLEFEKPVADIEGKIQELRALAAEDGEVVHVESEIDRLKAKSAQTLQDIYGKLTPWQKTLVARHPDRPHAIEYITGLVEDFTPLAGDRNFAEDHALIAGIGRFRGQSVAVLGQEKGHDTETRLKHNFGMVRPEGYRKAVRVMEMAERFGLPLISFVDTSGAYPGRGAEERGQSEAIARSTDAGLGLGTPSVAVVIGEGGSGGAIAIATANKVLMMEHAIYSVISPEGAASILWRDSAKAQDAATALKITAQDLKQLGVIDGIVDEPVGGAHRAREIVIDTAGAAIEAELKQLSGLSSDQLRKQRREKFIAIGRTLS, from the coding sequence ATGCACAGCTATTTGGAATTCGAAAAGCCCGTCGCCGATATTGAAGGCAAGATCCAGGAGCTGCGTGCTTTGGCCGCAGAAGATGGGGAAGTCGTCCATGTCGAAAGTGAAATTGACCGGCTGAAAGCGAAATCCGCCCAGACGCTGCAGGATATTTACGGCAAGCTGACGCCCTGGCAGAAGACGCTGGTGGCGCGCCATCCGGACCGGCCGCATGCGATCGAATATATCACCGGTCTTGTTGAAGATTTTACGCCGCTCGCTGGTGACCGGAATTTCGCCGAAGACCATGCGCTCATCGCCGGTATCGGCCGGTTCCGTGGTCAATCTGTTGCGGTGCTCGGTCAGGAAAAGGGCCACGACACCGAAACGCGGTTGAAGCATAATTTCGGCATGGTGCGTCCGGAAGGCTACCGCAAGGCTGTTCGTGTCATGGAAATGGCTGAACGCTTTGGTTTGCCGTTGATCAGTTTTGTCGACACGTCTGGCGCATATCCGGGACGGGGCGCAGAAGAGCGCGGTCAGTCCGAGGCGATTGCCCGCTCCACGGATGCCGGTCTTGGCCTTGGAACTCCTTCGGTTGCGGTTGTGATCGGTGAAGGCGGCTCCGGCGGCGCGATTGCGATCGCCACGGCCAACAAGGTTCTGATGATGGAACACGCGATTTATTCGGTGATTTCACCGGAAGGAGCGGCATCCATCTTGTGGCGCGACAGCGCGAAAGCTCAGGACGCGGCCACAGCCCTCAAAATCACGGCGCAGGATCTGAAACAGCTCGGCGTGATCGATGGGATCGTCGATGAGCCGGTTGGCGGTGCGCACCGCGCTCGCGAAATCGTCATCGACACTGCAGGGGCCGCGATTGAAGCAGAGTTGAAACAACTGTCCGGCCTCAGCTCAGATCAGTTGCGCAAGCAGCGTCGCGAAAAATTCATCGCGATCGGCCGCACGCTCTCTTAA
- a CDS encoding murein L,D-transpeptidase family protein, giving the protein MIFGRFPSSADSQRIADTTGSKRTPLRIAAAVMTAGFLAGCQADEFASGPNRHKAPVNASIKRKMTDLNMSSTSPIMIRIFKEESELEVWKKTRTGKFKLLEEFEICKWSGKLGPKFKEGDRQAPEGFYEITPSLMNPKSSYHLAFNLGYPNKYDRSHNRTGSHLMVHGACSSRGCYAMTDAQVTDIYALARDSFKGGQRTFQVQAFPFRMTAENMARHRNNEHIDFWRMLKTGYDHFEVTNTPPKISVCEKKYVFDATTLVDGVPFRASSKCPAYEVNPRIAMAVQAKQNRDDEKFQKLAARMDAKEELKKRWETRQKTFANAISAGEADAPQTAATETAAAPATPAPITASPAEKQPVETAYAAKESAPGRSATGFFKRWIPFGSKAAEAGVGPIATEVVPAAKP; this is encoded by the coding sequence ATGATTTTCGGGCGTTTCCCGTCTTCGGCGGACAGCCAGCGTATTGCAGACACCACCGGCTCCAAACGCACACCCTTGCGTATTGCTGCAGCTGTCATGACGGCTGGTTTTCTGGCGGGGTGTCAGGCCGATGAATTTGCCTCCGGTCCAAACCGGCACAAGGCTCCGGTCAACGCTTCGATCAAGCGCAAGATGACCGATCTCAACATGTCCTCGACATCGCCGATCATGATCCGGATCTTCAAGGAAGAATCAGAACTGGAAGTTTGGAAAAAGACCCGCACTGGCAAGTTCAAGCTCTTGGAAGAATTCGAGATCTGCAAATGGTCTGGCAAGCTTGGACCGAAGTTCAAGGAAGGCGACCGGCAGGCACCGGAAGGGTTTTATGAGATCACCCCGTCCCTGATGAACCCAAAATCCAGCTATCACCTTGCTTTTAATCTCGGGTATCCGAACAAGTACGACCGCTCACACAATCGCACCGGGTCGCACCTGATGGTCCATGGCGCGTGTTCCTCGCGCGGCTGTTACGCCATGACCGATGCGCAGGTGACGGACATCTATGCGCTCGCCCGCGACAGTTTCAAAGGCGGTCAGCGAACATTTCAGGTTCAGGCCTTTCCGTTCCGCATGACGGCGGAAAACATGGCGCGTCACCGGAACAATGAGCACATAGACTTCTGGCGGATGCTGAAGACCGGTTACGACCACTTTGAGGTGACCAATACGCCGCCGAAGATTTCGGTCTGCGAGAAAAAGTATGTTTTTGATGCGACCACACTGGTCGATGGCGTTCCGTTCCGCGCCAGCTCAAAATGTCCGGCCTATGAAGTGAACCCGCGGATTGCCATGGCCGTTCAAGCTAAGCAGAACCGGGATGACGAAAAGTTTCAAAAGCTGGCCGCACGAATGGATGCCAAGGAAGAGCTCAAAAAACGCTGGGAAACGCGCCAGAAGACATTTGCTAATGCCATTTCCGCCGGCGAGGCTGATGCTCCGCAAACTGCCGCAACAGAAACTGCTGCAGCCCCCGCCACACCAGCTCCTATAACGGCAAGTCCAGCAGAAAAGCAGCCGGTTGAAACGGCCTATGCAGCTAAGGAAAGTGCACCGGGCCGGTCAGCAACCGGGTTCTTCAAACGCTGGATACCGTTTGGCTCAAAAGCTGCGGAAGCTGGTGTTGGGCCAATCGCGACCGAAGTGGTTCCCGCGGCCAAGCCGTGA
- a CDS encoding HD domain-containing protein gives MKTVSFTQMKDGTKADYDLLAEAEKPFHALTADRILAELKRQGEDTMTGYKITRMEHGLQSATRALREGADIDWVVGALLHDIGDGLAPQNHDRFSAEVLRPFVRDEVAWVVEHHGIFQMLYYAKHYNWDENARDQFKDHIHYQACADFCERWDQASFDPGYQSEPIETFEPMVREVFARKAYDPEVLREGISMGLPELTA, from the coding sequence ATGAAAACCGTATCCTTCACTCAAATGAAAGATGGCACCAAGGCAGACTATGACCTTTTGGCTGAAGCCGAAAAACCATTTCATGCACTGACTGCGGACCGGATCCTGGCGGAACTCAAACGTCAGGGCGAAGACACTATGACGGGCTATAAAATCACCCGCATGGAGCATGGCCTGCAGTCCGCAACCCGGGCACTCCGGGAAGGTGCGGATATCGACTGGGTGGTTGGTGCACTGCTACACGACATTGGCGACGGATTGGCACCGCAGAACCATGACAGATTCTCTGCCGAGGTTCTCCGGCCCTTTGTCCGAGATGAAGTTGCCTGGGTGGTCGAGCACCATGGCATCTTCCAGATGCTCTACTACGCAAAACACTACAATTGGGATGAAAACGCGCGCGACCAGTTCAAGGATCACATCCACTATCAGGCATGTGCCGACTTCTGTGAGCGCTGGGACCAGGCATCCTTCGACCCCGGCTATCAAAGCGAACCGATCGAAACCTTTGAGCCGATGGTGCGCGAGGTCTTTGCCCGTAAAGCCTATGACCCGGAGGTTCTCCGGGAAGGTATTTCTATGGGACTACCCGAATTGACCGCTTAG
- the iaaH gene encoding indoleacetamide hydrolase, producing the protein MKRYFQASLLAFLLSAGPALSASDLTELTASEAAKAIADGNMTSLELVEALIDRTGNDAGKAYITFDPDGARAAAKAADSFQKDGAELGPLHGVPIVVKDNIIAEGLPATGGTPALKDWVPSSDAQVLAKLKEAGAILLGKTNLHELAFGITSNNAAFGAVANAYDSSRFAGGSSGGTGAAVGGHLAPAGLGTDTGGSVRIPAALNGVAGLRPSSGRYPQGGIIPISKTRDTAGPLARSVEDLVLIDGIITGTGAALTAADLKTIRIGVPATFNENIDPETDRLMKAAFAAMEAEGVALVPVDTTTIVDLASKIGFPIALWEVKRDLAEFLKDNNTGKSLEDVATQVASPDVKFVFDNLILGDQAIPDEIYETSINDLRPQLQAAYADLFAANKLDAIAFPTTPLPAQPIQGSDMNVTLNGKEVPTFQTFIRNTDPGSNAGIPGLSLPIGLTKDGLPVGLELDGPAYTDRHLLAIGLALESVLPETPRPQRQ; encoded by the coding sequence ATGAAACGGTACTTTCAGGCGAGCCTACTCGCTTTTCTACTCTCCGCCGGTCCAGCGCTGTCCGCATCGGATCTAACCGAGCTCACGGCGTCTGAGGCCGCAAAAGCCATCGCTGACGGCAATATGACATCCCTGGAACTGGTTGAAGCTCTGATAGACCGCACCGGCAATGACGCCGGCAAGGCCTACATTACCTTCGATCCAGACGGCGCACGTGCAGCAGCAAAAGCCGCAGACTCCTTCCAAAAGGACGGTGCGGAGCTCGGTCCGCTGCATGGTGTCCCGATTGTGGTGAAGGACAACATAATAGCTGAAGGACTGCCCGCGACCGGCGGCACACCTGCGTTAAAAGACTGGGTTCCATCCTCAGACGCCCAAGTTCTCGCAAAATTGAAAGAGGCCGGCGCGATCCTTCTTGGCAAAACAAATCTGCATGAACTGGCCTTCGGCATCACCTCCAACAATGCCGCGTTTGGGGCGGTCGCCAATGCGTACGATTCGAGCCGCTTTGCCGGCGGCTCCAGCGGTGGCACAGGAGCCGCTGTCGGCGGGCACCTAGCACCAGCAGGACTTGGAACTGACACTGGTGGATCGGTGCGCATTCCGGCGGCTCTCAACGGCGTGGCTGGCCTACGTCCCAGCAGTGGGCGGTATCCGCAAGGCGGCATCATCCCGATTTCGAAGACCCGCGACACAGCCGGCCCATTGGCACGGTCTGTCGAAGACTTGGTCTTGATTGACGGTATCATTACCGGAACCGGCGCAGCGCTAACTGCGGCTGATCTGAAAACCATTCGTATAGGCGTTCCCGCAACCTTCAATGAGAACATCGACCCAGAAACAGATCGTTTGATGAAGGCGGCATTCGCTGCGATGGAGGCGGAAGGTGTAGCGCTGGTTCCGGTCGACACGACCACAATCGTCGATCTTGCTAGCAAGATCGGGTTTCCAATCGCCCTTTGGGAGGTGAAGCGTGACCTTGCAGAGTTTCTAAAAGACAACAACACCGGTAAGTCCCTTGAAGACGTTGCCACCCAAGTCGCAAGTCCGGATGTTAAATTTGTGTTCGACAATCTCATCCTTGGAGACCAGGCCATTCCAGACGAGATTTATGAAACATCAATCAACGACCTGCGCCCGCAGCTACAGGCCGCCTATGCGGATCTCTTCGCTGCCAACAAGTTGGACGCCATTGCCTTCCCGACAACACCACTGCCAGCACAGCCCATCCAAGGCTCCGACATGAATGTGACGTTGAACGGCAAGGAAGTTCCGACTTTTCAAACATTCATTCGCAATACCGACCCTGGTTCGAATGCGGGAATTCCGGGCCTGTCGCTGCCAATCGGACTGACAAAAGACGGCTTGCCGGTGGGACTAGAACTGGATGGTCCTGCGTATACAGACCGGCACTTGCTCGCGATTGGATTGGCGCTTGAGTCTGTATTGCCTGAAACGCCAAGACCTCAACGCCAATAA
- a CDS encoding LuxR family transcriptional regulator: protein MLTTLSSRETAVLVQIMQDLTRIGDGPELRSRVGERLLDLLKADYFASYVWSAETASDTGRVSINMNSANLAAYESYYQYRDPITQNLRRRRRATHVNEILSQKDLAKTEFFNDFLARDGLCHGMNFHAHEGAAHIGDIRIWRSRNRDTFDRRDIEILEAIGQAYANALRSIRAFERQLNAADPNRRIEDWAARFGLTARETDVVRLAVCGHRDAEIAESLGISVTTVRTHLGNVFQKSGIVGRATLAAEINGIRLN, encoded by the coding sequence ATGCTGACGACCCTTTCGTCCCGCGAAACTGCTGTGCTGGTTCAGATCATGCAGGATCTGACCCGGATTGGCGACGGTCCGGAGCTGCGGAGCAGGGTCGGCGAACGGCTTTTGGATCTGTTAAAGGCCGACTATTTCGCCTCCTATGTCTGGAGTGCGGAGACGGCTTCTGACACTGGGCGTGTTTCGATCAACATGAACTCGGCCAATCTCGCCGCATACGAGAGTTACTACCAGTACCGCGACCCGATTACCCAAAATCTGCGCCGCCGCCGCCGTGCAACTCATGTAAATGAGATCCTCTCCCAGAAAGATCTCGCCAAAACCGAGTTCTTTAATGACTTTCTCGCCCGCGACGGGCTCTGTCACGGCATGAATTTCCATGCCCATGAGGGGGCCGCACATATCGGCGACATCCGCATCTGGCGCAGCCGGAACCGGGATACTTTTGACCGGCGGGACATCGAAATCCTGGAGGCAATCGGCCAAGCCTATGCCAATGCGCTACGCTCGATCCGCGCTTTCGAACGGCAGTTGAACGCCGCCGATCCCAACCGGCGGATTGAGGATTGGGCTGCTCGGTTCGGTCTGACAGCGCGGGAGACCGATGTTGTCCGGCTGGCTGTTTGCGGTCACCGGGATGCCGAGATCGCCGAAAGCCTCGGGATATCGGTAACAACAGTCCGAACGCATCTCGGAAATGTGTTCCAAAAATCCGGCATAGTTGGCCGGGCAACACTTGCTGCCGAGATCAACGGCATTCGGCTGAATTGA
- a CDS encoding MaoC family dehydratase, with amino-acid sequence MSKTNAGNFFEDFQIGQVIKHPTPRTVTAGDQALYTALYGSRFAVQSSDAFAKSLGYAHAPADDLLTFHVVFGKTVPDISLNAVANLGYAGGRFLAPVYPGDTLSTVSEVIGKKENSNGKTGVVYVRSTGYSDDGTEVLDYVRWVMVKKRDIASPPPDALVPDLPAAIDPQALGNAVPLLDTAHWDNDLSGSPFRFDDYEIGEKIDHVDGMTVEEAEHQMATRLYQNTAKVHFNLHTESASRFGKRLIYGGHVISLARALSFNGLANAFHVAGINGGRHVAPLFAGDTVYAWSEVLDKAEIDGRSDVAALRLRLVATKNRACADFPLKDAEGNYEDGVILDFDYWALMPK; translated from the coding sequence GTGAGCAAGACGAACGCGGGCAATTTTTTCGAAGATTTTCAGATCGGCCAGGTGATCAAACACCCGACACCGCGCACGGTCACAGCCGGCGACCAGGCGCTTTATACCGCCCTTTACGGCTCCCGCTTTGCCGTTCAGTCTTCTGATGCCTTTGCCAAGTCTCTTGGGTATGCCCATGCCCCGGCCGATGATCTGCTGACGTTCCATGTGGTGTTCGGCAAGACCGTGCCGGACATTTCTCTGAACGCTGTCGCCAATCTCGGATATGCCGGCGGCCGGTTCCTGGCCCCCGTTTATCCAGGCGACACGCTGTCGACCGTCTCTGAAGTCATAGGCAAGAAGGAAAACTCCAACGGCAAGACCGGCGTCGTCTATGTGCGCTCCACCGGTTATTCGGACGATGGCACCGAAGTGCTTGATTATGTCCGCTGGGTGATGGTGAAGAAACGCGATATCGCCAGCCCGCCGCCGGATGCTCTGGTCCCGGATCTGCCGGCGGCGATTGATCCACAAGCGCTTGGCAATGCGGTACCGCTGCTCGATACAGCCCACTGGGACAATGATCTGTCCGGCTCGCCGTTCCGTTTTGACGATTATGAGATCGGCGAAAAGATCGACCACGTCGATGGCATGACCGTGGAAGAGGCCGAACATCAGATGGCGACCCGGCTTTATCAAAACACGGCGAAGGTGCATTTTAACCTGCATACGGAATCGGCCAGCCGCTTCGGCAAGCGCTTGATTTACGGCGGCCATGTGATTTCGCTCGCCCGGGCGCTGTCCTTCAATGGCCTCGCCAATGCTTTCCATGTCGCCGGGATCAACGGCGGACGGCATGTTGCGCCGCTCTTTGCCGGTGACACTGTTTATGCCTGGTCTGAAGTGTTGGACAAAGCCGAGATTGACGGCCGCTCTGATGTCGCGGCCCTCCGCCTGCGACTCGTCGCGACCAAAAACCGGGCTTGCGCCGATTTCCCGCTCAAAGATGCTGAGGGCAATTACGAAGACGGTGTCATTCTCGACTTTGACTATTGGGCCTTGATGCCGAAGTAA
- a CDS encoding AraC family transcriptional regulator, with translation MTRRYGFQRDEQFSNVFTSYPIVQIMWTNRKLRGTVLPMMMTATPHVPNPDAIAQPLGDPLGEILHLLKLTGTFYCQSRLTAPWGVAIPGFDNVMSFAVIIGGRCWMTVGGGDPFLVEKGNLVLMTKGQELNFRSDLNTPLLTLDELPIRKVTELYETLEFGGGGEETSIMYGIVRLDHAASGLLMQLLPEILKIDTWTEDAGSWLQGTLQFIAREARELRPGGETVITRLADVVVIEAIRRWINTAPEANRGWLKATRDPQIGRAVLAIHRAPAESWTLETLADVAGMSRSAFSARFTELVGMPAIEYLTVWRMHLARARLLQSSQSIAAISASLGYRSEPAFNRAFKRVFHVPPGQVRKTHVANA, from the coding sequence ATGACCCGAAGATATGGATTTCAAAGAGACGAACAATTCTCGAACGTCTTCACTTCTTACCCGATCGTCCAGATCATGTGGACGAACAGGAAACTTCGTGGCACAGTCCTGCCCATGATGATGACCGCTACCCCACATGTGCCGAACCCGGATGCCATTGCCCAGCCGCTTGGCGACCCTCTTGGTGAAATCCTGCACCTTCTAAAACTCACCGGCACGTTTTATTGCCAGTCCCGGCTTACCGCCCCTTGGGGCGTTGCGATCCCGGGCTTCGACAATGTGATGAGCTTCGCCGTGATCATCGGTGGGCGCTGCTGGATGACGGTCGGCGGCGGTGACCCGTTTCTAGTGGAAAAGGGCAACCTGGTGCTGATGACCAAGGGTCAGGAGCTCAATTTCCGAAGTGATCTAAATACCCCGCTCTTAACGCTCGATGAGTTGCCGATCCGAAAGGTCACCGAGCTTTATGAAACGCTAGAGTTTGGCGGCGGCGGTGAGGAAACCAGTATCATGTATGGCATCGTCCGCCTTGATCATGCCGCCAGCGGACTGTTGATGCAGCTCCTGCCTGAAATCTTGAAGATCGACACCTGGACCGAAGATGCCGGCAGCTGGTTGCAGGGAACGCTTCAATTCATAGCCCGAGAAGCGCGGGAGCTCAGACCGGGCGGAGAAACCGTCATTACCCGGCTTGCCGATGTTGTGGTGATCGAGGCGATCCGCCGCTGGATCAACACCGCGCCAGAGGCCAACAGGGGCTGGCTGAAAGCCACCCGCGATCCGCAGATCGGCCGGGCGGTGCTGGCAATCCACCGGGCTCCGGCCGAGAGCTGGACGCTGGAAACGCTGGCCGACGTTGCCGGCATGTCGCGTTCGGCCTTCTCCGCCCGCTTCACCGAACTCGTTGGGATGCCGGCAATCGAATATCTGACGGTTTGGCGGATGCATCTCGCCCGTGCACGGCTCTTGCAGAGTAGCCAATCCATCGCTGCCATTTCGGCAAGTCTCGGCTACCGGTCCGAACCAGCCTTTAACCGCGCCTTCAAACGCGTGTTCCACGTTCCGCCTGGACAGGTCCGGAAAACCCATGTTGCCAACGCCTAA
- a CDS encoding NAD(P)H-binding protein, translating into MQDKTILVIGATGKTGSRIAKSLEDKGISVRRGSRSAPVPFDWEQPQTWGPALQGVSAAYVSYFPDIAVPGAVEQVEAFTKTAKDAGVEKLVLLTGRGEHHAERAEEVVRRSGLAFTIVRAAWFAQNYSEGALFEPVMAGVLPMPGGDIREPIVDVDDIAAVAVAALTEDGHDGELYEVTGPRLMSFADMAQELSSAIGRTVQHLPISFEKFHAEVARSSGEMIAGVITEIARETLDGRNAHLTDGVQRALGRPPKDFTDYARDAARSGAWSAAA; encoded by the coding sequence ATGCAAGACAAGACCATTCTCGTAATCGGCGCGACCGGCAAGACCGGCTCCCGCATCGCCAAATCGCTTGAAGACAAAGGTATTTCCGTTCGCCGCGGATCTCGCAGCGCGCCGGTGCCGTTTGATTGGGAGCAGCCGCAAACCTGGGGTCCGGCGCTTCAGGGCGTCTCGGCTGCTTATGTGTCTTACTTTCCAGACATTGCGGTGCCCGGCGCTGTGGAGCAGGTCGAGGCGTTCACTAAAACTGCGAAGGATGCCGGTGTTGAAAAACTGGTGCTTTTGACCGGCCGCGGCGAACATCACGCGGAACGTGCCGAAGAAGTTGTCCGCAGGTCCGGACTTGCCTTCACCATCGTCCGTGCCGCCTGGTTTGCGCAGAATTACTCGGAAGGCGCATTGTTTGAGCCTGTCATGGCCGGTGTGCTGCCGATGCCGGGCGGTGATATCCGCGAACCGATCGTTGATGTCGATGACATTGCGGCGGTGGCGGTCGCCGCGCTGACCGAGGACGGGCATGACGGCGAACTCTACGAAGTCACCGGTCCGCGTCTGATGAGCTTTGCCGATATGGCGCAGGAACTTTCTAGTGCGATCGGACGCACCGTTCAGCATTTGCCGATCTCCTTCGAAAAATTTCATGCAGAAGTTGCCCGCTCCAGCGGCGAGATGATCGCCGGTGTCATTACCGAGATCGCCCGCGAAACACTGGATGGCCGCAACGCCCATCTTACCGATGGGGTACAGCGCGCCCTTGGCCGCCCGCCGAAAGATTTCACGGACTATGCCCGGGATGCTGCGCGCTCCGGTGCTTGGTCGGCAGCTGCCTGA
- a CDS encoding DUF4345 domain-containing protein codes for MHIPWFDRAILGVAGVSALGIGLAITVVPAGFYAAYDIVLGSNPSLLNELRAPGANLAALGALILAGAFLSGASRLSAALGATVFLAYAFGRFVSMGLDGAPHSGLVTALVVELVIGGLCLLSVVRQINAVRFSPFKQRTT; via the coding sequence ATGCATATCCCGTGGTTTGACAGAGCAATCCTTGGCGTCGCAGGTGTGTCGGCGCTCGGCATCGGCCTTGCTATCACCGTCGTCCCGGCAGGCTTTTACGCCGCCTATGACATCGTCCTTGGCAGCAATCCGAGCCTTTTGAATGAGCTGCGCGCACCGGGCGCGAACCTCGCAGCGCTTGGGGCTCTCATTCTGGCCGGAGCCTTCCTGTCCGGTGCGAGCCGACTTTCCGCAGCGCTTGGTGCCACCGTATTTCTCGCCTATGCCTTCGGCCGGTTTGTTAGCATGGGTCTGGATGGCGCACCGCACAGTGGACTGGTGACAGCGCTGGTGGTTGAGCTGGTGATTGGCGGGCTGTGCCTCTTGAGTGTGGTCCGGCAGATTAATGCGGTGCGTTTTTCTCCATTCAAGCAAAGGACCACCTGA